ATAGCTGAAATTGATAAAATGTTAAAGCATAAAGAAGACGAGATAATGGAAGTTTAATTTTTAAAAGAAAGGTAATTATAAACGTGGTTAATGTTTTTAAAAGATTGACCAAAAGTCTTCGTTTAATATCTTTAAAGAAAAGCGAAGACTTTTTTTTAAAGCAGATAAATGATGAAAAAATACCGGTTCATGTCGCTATTATTATGGATGGGAATGGTCGTTGGGCCAAGGCAAGAAGACTTCCTCGTATAGCAGGGCACAGGGCTGGGACCAAGGTGGTTCATCAAATTGTGGAAGTCGCTGCCGAACTTGATGTTAAGTATCTAACTCTGTATGCATTCTCGGTTGAAAATTGGCAAAGGCCCAAAAGTGAAGTATCGGCTCTTATGGGGCTTTTTGATAAAATGTTAGCCAAGGAGATAAAAGAACTTCATGAGAGCAACGTTAAATTTATTGCCATTGGCCGGCTAAATGAATTGTCTCAGAGATTACAAAAAACTATTGAAAAAGCAATGCGTCTTACAGAAAAAAATACGGGATTAATATTAAATATTGCCATTAATTATAGCGGTCGGGTTGAAATAATTGACTGTGTAAAACAAATCGCCAAAAAAGTCGATAGAAAAGAGCTGGAACCAGATAAAATCAACGAAGAGACGATAATAAATAATCTTTACGTACCGGGGGCTCCGGACCCCGAACTTTTAATAAGAACCGGTGGAGAGAGAAGAGTAA
This is a stretch of genomic DNA from Candidatus Oleimmundimicrobium sp.. It encodes these proteins:
- a CDS encoding isoprenyl transferase → MVNVFKRLTKSLRLISLKKSEDFFLKQINDEKIPVHVAIIMDGNGRWAKARRLPRIAGHRAGTKVVHQIVEVAAELDVKYLTLYAFSVENWQRPKSEVSALMGLFDKMLAKEIKELHESNVKFIAIGRLNELSQRLQKTIEKAMRLTEKNTGLILNIAINYSGRVEIIDCVKQIAKKVDRKELEPDKINEETIINNLYVPGAPDPELLIRTGGERRVSNFLLWQIAYSEFWITPVLWPDFKKINFLKAIYEFQLRERRFGGLQ